One segment of Candidatus Manganitrophus noduliformans DNA contains the following:
- a CDS encoding replication-relaxation family protein → MPRQKGLNLTDRDLEVLKYLAVGPAFADDLHLRFFVGRGKTISRQAFERRMWKLTDACCITRFTPFKIRGRNPIQHKPVFSIGEEGIAALISEAVMPIDRIRRVRLNRPFLFHEIIVSRFVRRVYEGEPRRYRVIRLYDHAMLAKQVQKVRVKRIPDLRFTVQLSNGSYFSYLVEIDAGTTHTPEFVQKLAAFIQLSRVLAPVNSKDPVGILIVCHTGDRMAVLQRAVMESHVTVNVANKFLFSTIHNVDNSLGLLNPWYKADGAKIEMIFKDRGRSSEIRSTQTE, encoded by the coding sequence ATGCCGAGGCAAAAGGGACTGAATCTCACTGACCGCGACTTGGAGGTGCTGAAATATCTCGCCGTCGGGCCGGCATTCGCCGACGACCTGCATCTCCGGTTTTTCGTCGGGAGAGGGAAAACAATCAGCCGTCAGGCATTCGAGAGGCGGATGTGGAAATTGACCGACGCCTGCTGTATTACACGGTTTACACCCTTTAAAATCCGCGGAAGAAATCCGATCCAACATAAACCGGTTTTTTCCATCGGTGAAGAGGGAATCGCGGCATTGATCTCGGAAGCCGTCATGCCGATCGACCGGATCCGCCGAGTCCGGCTGAACCGGCCGTTCCTTTTCCATGAAATTATCGTGAGCCGGTTCGTTCGGAGAGTCTACGAAGGGGAGCCGAGGCGGTACCGGGTGATCCGGCTGTACGATCATGCGATGCTGGCGAAGCAGGTGCAGAAGGTCCGGGTCAAACGGATTCCGGATTTACGGTTTACAGTCCAGCTGTCGAACGGCTCCTATTTCAGCTATCTCGTCGAAATCGATGCCGGAACCACCCATACTCCGGAGTTCGTCCAGAAGCTGGCCGCTTTCATTCAGCTCAGCCGTGTTCTCGCCCCCGTCAATTCAAAAGATCCGGTCGGAATATTGATCGTCTGTCACACGGGCGATCGAATGGCGGTGCTTCAGCGGGCCGTGATGGAAAGCCATGTCACGGTCAATGTGGCGAACAAATTCCTTTTCAGTACCATTCACAACGTCGACAACAGCCTCGGCCTGCTTAATCCGTGGTATAAGGCTGATGGAGCGAAAATAGAGATGATCTTCAAGGACAGGGGCAGATCTTCTGAAATTCGCTCGACACAAACAGAATAG
- a CDS encoding Ig-like domain-containing protein, with product MSGSVLVTINPPAVSLSVALTANPSSGTVPLNGVDLTATVGGTATGTINYTFYCNRSDTGTNVTTGWAVKSDGVLDNPKTALDACNYTAVGNYTAKVIVERGTAAPAEARITITVSAPTLSVTLASNPSGGAAPLSTNLTADVSGTATGTINYTFWWNCTNTGTSVSLVTTACGDPTNSAIGAKFNGITDDPKIINHNYSVAGTYTAKVIVERGSALPAEARVIVTVNAPTLSVTLGANPFNGSAPLSAILTASVSGTATGTINYSFWWNCSNTGTSVTSVTAACGDPTNSNIGAKFNGILDNPKMVNHVYTTGNIFTAKVIVERGSAPPAEARVTITVAAPTLFVTLGANPVDGFTPLGTNLTANVSGTATGTINYTFWWNCSDTGTNVSLVIAACGDPTNPGFGAKFNSVSDNPKILNHIYNTAGIFSAKVIAERGSAPPAEARVTITIKFFDPSPADDITTLIPDENDTAPLGNRTPLILIHGIHGTPFNEIANPNQSYWTKFLNYFNNEAFKAKYKVYRFHYASDNHSVWEIARSLRNDIDRRIDDGSLADMPFVIVAHSMGGLVARSYMQEHSHNTGNYTGRRGGERILNLITLATPHHGTPLTNDEPRFNGLAAPAWSITANLFDTGFWLFRGCTPCILQLTHPNRSDLRWDNYDTLFTSEYTGNEVNTWLRSLNSDTTYDGKLITYSGRIGKDAMVDLFGPMGAGELGNQLGFLNTMLADNPDMALRLSGVLLERILNPSFQGIVTYLPVSALNNDGMVPINSALFTGHNVSKRVQCAGNDDLGMSGPDHSKMKDGGVPARCSNNQFLFESLSNDLGVVPVVDTTLPAAVPTLATGAVTTTSVVLSWTAPGDDGNTGTATSYDIRYSTSPITEANWTSAIQVSGEPTPLVAGSAQSFTVTGLSCGTTYHFALKTLDEVPNPSAISNSPSRTTSACPVSFDFSVSASTPAGVVRGSSTSSTITATIVSGTTTPVTFSLPTLVGTTFSLSPDTTCSPICSRTLNITTSSTTPLGANIITIVATGGGLTRTTAFTLTVNAPFDFSLSTTNASVVRGGSAVSTVTATLISGSATSVTFSPPTLTGTTFSYSPTTSCNSTCSSTLNITTSSTTPLGTNTINVTATGGGITRSTTLTLTVNPVPGVFSVTPSDDLTSSGNQGGPFSPLSKTYTLANTGGSSINWTASKGQAWITLSSTGGTLTAGAQTTVTVSVNLTANSLIPSSYNDLVSFIDTTNSSSTARAVNLTVNAAPCTFSITPTSQSFGSGGGIGTVEVTAPSHCNWTAASNAGWLNITSGNPGNGNGTVGYSVADNITADSRGGTVTIAGQTFTVTQSGATNRIPEVRIIYLVPSDRPVREDYKNAIEGAARHLQIWFRNEMGNTRSFTLHTPTVEVFSTTHTAAWYSTNSKPSDFNVWFWENVLADGFGVTGGRFDDPNNRWIFYIDADPACGQITGGTNGVALLPANDLRGLVGELNVPPCSSDQPDTGGKCRWAGGLGHEIGHSLALPHPSGCPGPTCVEDSLMWFGYRTYPNAHLSPEDKAVIDQSPFFRSMDLTNELFSCEVLDRKPPTVTAVSPSNGEANIALNRTVSATFNKAINPATLNETTFRLSNGATGQVTYDSTTNTATFIPSGNLLQVTTYSATLTTGVRDLSGNNLAADFVWVFTTGSILDTTPPNVVATSPADGVSDVSIASTVTATFSEDMDASTISGSTFILRRPDETTVNGSVTYDSTTRTARFTPQESLSNSTTYMPILMTGIKDTSGNALAAEFTWSFNTSPLINSTVTIANPVGSGSISITVSAGNLESATGVNPATLNGAPSGFSFPYGMFDFKIIGLTPGQTVTVTIELPEVLTGDAKWYWYNPNTSAWVDITNSVSRTGKTAALSLTDGGTGDADGIANGVIDDPVGPALNSTGIGGGAPPVTTTPIQDGAGKGGGGGGGCFIATAAYGSYLDPQVQVLRDFRDRYLLTNAPGRIFVAFYYDVSPPVADFIRQHEFLRTATRWALTPMVFAVEYPFIFIVIFASGITVYKGVRRRQKLV from the coding sequence TTGTCTGGATCTGTTTTGGTCACGATTAACCCACCGGCTGTTTCGCTTTCGGTTGCTTTGACGGCCAATCCTTCGAGTGGAACAGTGCCTTTAAATGGGGTCGATTTAACTGCGACAGTAGGAGGTACCGCTACCGGCACGATCAATTACACCTTTTATTGCAATCGATCAGATACAGGGACAAACGTGACCACTGGATGGGCGGTCAAATCCGACGGCGTTCTTGATAATCCTAAAACTGCTCTCGATGCATGTAATTACACAGCTGTGGGGAATTACACGGCCAAGGTGATCGTGGAACGGGGTACTGCCGCACCTGCAGAAGCACGGATAACTATTACGGTCAGTGCACCGACGCTATCGGTAACGCTGGCAAGTAATCCTTCGGGTGGAGCGGCTCCGTTAAGTACGAATTTGACCGCGGATGTGTCAGGAACTGCTACCGGAACGATCAACTATACCTTTTGGTGGAATTGTACAAACACAGGTACGAGTGTCAGTTTAGTAACAACAGCTTGCGGTGATCCCACCAATTCAGCCATTGGGGCCAAATTTAATGGGATCACTGATGATCCGAAAATAATCAACCACAATTATAGTGTTGCGGGTACCTATACGGCTAAGGTAATCGTGGAACGTGGGAGCGCTCTACCTGCAGAAGCAAGAGTAATAGTTACCGTCAACGCGCCTACACTCTCAGTTACTCTTGGGGCAAATCCTTTCAATGGTTCTGCCCCATTGAGTGCTATTCTAACGGCAAGTGTGTCTGGGACCGCAACTGGGACCATTAATTATTCTTTCTGGTGGAATTGCTCAAACACTGGAACAAGCGTTACCTCAGTAACTGCAGCCTGTGGAGATCCAACAAATTCCAACATCGGGGCAAAATTCAACGGGATCCTTGACAACCCCAAAATGGTAAACCACGTCTATACCACTGGGAATATTTTCACGGCCAAAGTCATTGTGGAACGTGGGAGCGCTCCGCCCGCAGAAGCACGGGTAACGATTACTGTGGCTGCGCCAACGCTCTTCGTTACTCTTGGCGCTAATCCTGTCGATGGCTTCACCCCGTTAGGTACTAACCTAACTGCGAATGTCTCAGGCACTGCGACGGGAACTATCAACTACACTTTCTGGTGGAATTGCTCTGATACTGGTACGAACGTTAGTTTGGTTATAGCGGCCTGCGGAGATCCTACCAACCCTGGTTTTGGAGCAAAATTCAACAGTGTTAGTGATAACCCGAAAATACTGAACCACATCTACAACACGGCAGGAATATTTAGTGCAAAGGTTATTGCCGAGCGAGGCAGTGCCCCCCCTGCCGAAGCACGGGTGACTATTACGATCAAATTCTTCGATCCTAGCCCCGCAGATGATATCACTACGCTTATCCCAGATGAGAACGATACTGCTCCCTTAGGAAATCGGACCCCGCTGATTCTAATTCACGGCATTCACGGCACGCCTTTCAATGAGATCGCTAATCCTAATCAGAGTTATTGGACCAAGTTCCTGAACTATTTCAATAATGAAGCGTTTAAGGCAAAGTACAAAGTATACAGATTTCACTATGCTAGCGATAATCATAGTGTATGGGAAATCGCCCGTAGCTTGAGGAACGATATCGATAGAAGAATAGATGACGGAAGCCTTGCAGATATGCCATTTGTAATTGTCGCACATAGCATGGGCGGGTTGGTAGCACGCTCCTATATGCAGGAGCACTCGCATAATACCGGGAATTATACTGGACGGAGGGGAGGAGAAAGGATTCTCAACCTAATTACATTAGCTACGCCGCATCATGGAACTCCTCTCACCAATGATGAACCGAGATTTAACGGATTGGCGGCCCCAGCCTGGTCGATAACAGCCAACTTATTTGACACGGGCTTCTGGTTATTTAGAGGATGTACACCTTGCATATTGCAATTAACGCATCCGAACAGATCAGATCTGCGATGGGACAATTACGATACGCTGTTCACATCAGAATACACAGGCAATGAGGTAAATACTTGGTTAAGAAGCCTCAATAGTGACACCACCTATGATGGAAAACTTATAACCTATTCTGGGCGTATAGGAAAGGATGCGATGGTTGACCTGTTCGGTCCTATGGGCGCTGGTGAGCTCGGAAATCAATTAGGTTTTCTCAACACTATGTTAGCAGACAATCCAGATATGGCCTTAAGGCTTAGTGGTGTGTTGTTGGAAAGAATTCTCAACCCATCGTTTCAGGGAATTGTAACCTACTTACCAGTCAGCGCTTTGAATAACGATGGTATGGTCCCCATCAACAGTGCACTTTTCACTGGCCACAACGTGAGTAAGCGGGTTCAGTGTGCCGGAAATGATGATTTGGGTATGAGTGGACCTGATCATTCGAAAATGAAAGACGGTGGGGTTCCAGCGCGTTGTTCTAATAATCAGTTTCTCTTTGAGTCTCTCAGCAACGACCTTGGGGTTGTGCCTGTGGTGGACACCACCCTGCCAGCGGCCGTGCCAACTTTAGCAACTGGGGCAGTTACAACGACCAGCGTGGTCCTTTCCTGGACAGCACCGGGGGATGATGGGAATACAGGAACCGCTACGAGCTATGACATCAGATATTCTACGTCGCCCATCACTGAAGCCAATTGGACCAGTGCTATCCAAGTGAGTGGAGAACCAACCCCGCTTGTAGCCGGCTCGGCACAGAGCTTCACCGTCACCGGCTTAAGTTGCGGAACCACTTATCATTTTGCCCTCAAAACTCTGGACGAGGTGCCGAACCCCTCGGCCATTTCTAACTCACCCAGCCGGACCACCTCGGCCTGTCCTGTTTCATTTGACTTCTCCGTCTCCGCTTCTACTCCGGCAGGTGTTGTGAGGGGAAGTAGCACCTCTTCAACTATCACTGCCACTATAGTCTCAGGAACCACAACGCCGGTCACCTTTTCTCTGCCCACCCTGGTCGGTACTACCTTTTCCTTGTCGCCGGATACGACATGCAGCCCCATCTGCTCAAGGACCTTAAACATCACTACTTCATCGACCACGCCCTTAGGAGCCAATATAATCACTATTGTTGCTACAGGTGGCGGTCTAACTAGAACCACTGCTTTTACCTTAACAGTGAATGCGCCCTTTGACTTCTCTCTCTCCACAACTAATGCCAGTGTGGTGAGAGGCGGGAGCGCTGTTTCCACAGTGACGGCCACGCTGATTTCGGGTTCAGCCACTTCCGTCACGTTCTCTCCGCCGACGCTCACCGGGACAACCTTCTCCTATTCCCCGACGACTTCGTGCAATTCGACCTGCTCAAGCACTCTGAACATTACGACCTCTTCAACGACGCCTCTGGGCACCAACACGATTAACGTTACGGCAACAGGAGGAGGGATCACACGGAGTACGACGCTTACCTTGACGGTCAATCCGGTTCCCGGTGTGTTCTCTGTTACCCCATCGGATGACTTAACTTCTTCCGGCAATCAGGGCGGCCCCTTTAGCCCATTGAGCAAGACCTATACATTGGCCAACACGGGAGGAAGTTCGATCAACTGGACCGCCTCCAAAGGCCAGGCCTGGATCACTTTATCTTCCACCGGTGGAACCCTGACAGCGGGCGCTCAGACGACGGTGACCGTGTCGGTCAACCTTACTGCCAACAGCCTCATACCGAGTTCTTACAACGACCTGGTAAGTTTCATCGACACGACCAATAGTAGTAGTACCGCAAGGGCGGTGAATCTGACAGTCAATGCAGCACCATGTACCTTCTCCATTACACCGACCAGTCAATCTTTTGGCTCTGGTGGCGGTATCGGAACAGTGGAAGTAACCGCACCCAGCCATTGTAATTGGACGGCCGCGAGCAATGCCGGTTGGCTTAATATCACCTCCGGAAATCCCGGCAATGGAAACGGAACAGTAGGATACTCGGTAGCGGATAACATTACTGCTGACTCTCGTGGCGGAACCGTCACGATCGCCGGTCAAACTTTCACGGTAACCCAATCTGGCGCTACCAATCGGATCCCAGAAGTTCGGATCATTTATCTCGTGCCGAGTGATCGGCCCGTCCGGGAGGATTATAAAAACGCAATAGAGGGAGCGGCGAGGCATCTCCAGATCTGGTTCCGTAATGAAATGGGGAATACGAGGAGTTTCACACTTCATACGCCGACCGTGGAGGTCTTCAGCACGACTCATACTGCCGCATGGTATTCTACTAATTCGAAACCGAGCGACTTCAACGTCTGGTTCTGGGAGAACGTGCTTGCCGATGGCTTTGGAGTCACCGGCGGACGATTCGATGATCCTAACAACAGATGGATATTTTATATCGATGCGGACCCGGCCTGCGGCCAGATAACTGGAGGAACGAACGGTGTAGCATTACTCCCAGCTAACGATCTAAGAGGGCTGGTAGGGGAACTTAATGTGCCTCCGTGTTCCTCTGATCAACCTGATACCGGTGGTAAATGCCGTTGGGCCGGTGGTTTGGGGCATGAGATTGGTCACAGTTTGGCGCTTCCTCACCCCTCCGGTTGCCCTGGTCCGACTTGCGTTGAGGATTCCCTCATGTGGTTCGGCTATAGAACATATCCCAACGCACACCTATCGCCCGAGGATAAGGCGGTTATAGATCAGAGCCCATTCTTCAGGTCGATGGACTTGACCAATGAGTTGTTCTCTTGCGAGGTGCTCGATCGAAAACCACCAACGGTGACCGCCGTCTCTCCATCCAATGGTGAAGCGAATATTGCCTTGAATCGGACCGTTTCAGCCACCTTTAACAAAGCGATAAATCCAGCTACCCTGAATGAAACTACTTTCAGGCTGAGTAATGGCGCGACAGGACAGGTAACTTATGATTCCACAACAAATACGGCGACATTCATTCCGTCAGGCAATCTGCTGCAAGTGACCACCTATTCAGCGACCCTTACAACTGGAGTCAGAGATCTTTCAGGCAATAATCTGGCTGCTGATTTCGTCTGGGTGTTTACGACAGGATCTATCCTTGATACGACTCCGCCGAACGTTGTCGCGACAAGCCCTGCTGACGGAGTTTCGGACGTGTCGATTGCTTCGACTGTTACGGCTACCTTCTCGGAAGACATGGATGCTTCTACGATCAGCGGATCGACCTTCATTCTTCGCAGGCCGGATGAAACAACTGTCAACGGCAGCGTTACTTACGATTCAACAACGCGAACGGCCCGCTTTACCCCACAAGAGAGCCTGTCCAATTCCACGACTTATATGCCGATACTCATGACAGGGATCAAGGACACTTCGGGGAACGCTCTGGCTGCTGAATTTACCTGGAGTTTCAACACGTCTCCGCTGATCAACAGCACCGTGACGATCGCCAATCCCGTTGGGAGCGGTAGCATTTCAATTACCGTCTCTGCTGGGAATCTGGAAAGCGCAACTGGTGTGAATCCGGCCACTTTGAACGGAGCACCCTCCGGATTTAGTTTTCCCTATGGGATGTTCGATTTTAAGATTATCGGCCTGACTCCGGGCCAGACTGTGACGGTTACGATTGAACTTCCGGAGGTTTTAACAGGCGACGCAAAGTGGTACTGGTATAACCCGAATACCTCTGCCTGGGTTGACATCACAAATTCTGTAAGCCGGACAGGGAAAACTGCCGCGTTGAGTCTCACCGATGGAGGAACAGGAGACGCCGATGGAATTGCCAATGGAGTGATAGACGATCCAGTGGGGCCAGCCTTGAATTCTACTGGTATTGGTGGGGGTGCCCCTCCTGTGACTACTACACCGATTCAAGATGGAGCCGGAAAAGGTGGGGGAGGAGGCGGGGGTTGCTTCATTGCGACTGCCGCTTATGGAAGTTATCTTGATCCCCAAGTTCAGGTGCTCAGAGACTTTCGAGACCGTTATCTTTTAACCAATGCTCCCGGGCGCATTTTTGTGGCATTTTACTACGATGTATCTCCACCTGTCGCCGATTTTATTCGGCAGCATGAGTTTCTGAGAACAGCGACAAGGTGGGCCTTAACACCGATGGTCTTTGCCGTGGAGTATCCCTTCATATTTATAGTGATCTTTGCCTCTGGAATCACTGTTTACAAAGGCGTTCGGAGAAGGCAAAAACTCGTTTGA